Genomic segment of Gammaproteobacteria bacterium:
GCCGCCCCGCCACCGATTCTCTAGAAATATAGAAAGACCCGAGCGAAGGCGACGGAGCGGTCCGGCGAGCGCGTTCGGTCGATCCCGTCACGGGCGGCCGAGCCGTTCTCGATCCTCCGGCCCGTCTTCCCCTGCCGGCTCCGGCGGGAGGCGCGACTCGAGCATCTGCCGCTGCCGGTCGCGCATGATCGTCAGGCGCAGCGTCTCGCCGGGCGCGTAGCTCGCGAGAATCTTCTTCGCGTGCTCCGGGGAGGTCGGCGTGCGGCCGCCGATGTCGAGAATCACGTCGCCATCGCGCAGCCCCAGCACGTCGTCGTCCGCCCGGACGACGAGCACGCCTTCGTCCGTGCCGAAGTATCGGCCGAGCTCGGGGCTCAGCGGCGCGAGCTCGAGCGAGGCCCACGGTTCGGCGCTCTGCCGCCTC
This window contains:
- a CDS encoding PDZ domain-containing protein, with protein sequence MAKRSADGQRARRAKRAAACVGALALAASAAAQQEPPDDDRELERIQTELEEAAESLEAAARELARISAEAMEPIVEGMRRQLRELERRQSAEPWASLELAPLSPELGRYFGTDEGVLVVRADDDVLGLRDGDVILDIGGRTPTSPEHAKKILASYAPGETLRLTIMRDRQRQMLESRLPPEPAGEDGPEDRERLGRP